The region AGGCAACGATTGATAGTTTAGTTTTTATAACGCTGAAGTGCAGTTTGTTGGaaatcacttttatttttcctcggttttattcgtttcttcgttatttctcGAACCATGAGGATGATCCACACGGTAATTATATGCATCCGTTGATCGAGAACATGCGTGTATAACGACGAATCTggaataaaaacagaaaaaaatatgtaaacaaaatggcggacaGAACGATTCGTCTGGTACACGTCGTTAACTCGTTTTCATCTTCGCTGcgatttgattgattttgactttgatttttgttcgtGACGCGATGCCTCGCTTACAataaatacatacctacataacAATAAAACTCTTCGTCAAAGGATTCGCCCAGGATTATTCTCGTTATAACGAATTTAATGAAAGCTCCGCGAGGATATCTTCCGCCGGGCAAGATTTTATCCCCCTATAATGACAGCGAATCAATTTTGGTGTTAAATCCGAATATAATAACCCCGTGACGTAGGTACATCTGACAAATACCTGCATCGCCGGTAATCCGATTATATCAGATCAACCGGATAACCCACTTCGCTTTTTCGCATCCAACGCGATTTTTGTCCGAACCGTGAAAAACTCCGCGTCGTCCGCTCGATATGCGTGTTCTAACTTCCGATTCCTTCCGTCCTTTCAGACAGCCTTTTCGCTGACCTTGGCAGTGACCTTTGCTGTCTGCGCCGCGGGGGTGACCGTCGATAAAAAAgctctgaaattttcaaacgatcatGAGCcacagattttgaaaaaacacgGCAAAAGAGGCGCTACTCCGGCCAATTCGCTGGAATTGGCCTACGGTCTACCTAATGCGCATTATAATAACCCACCGATTTACGGACCACCCCCCGAATCGCCGTCACCTCTCTACGAgaaccatcatcatcatcatcacaattttgccgccgccgccgcacctCCGGCGCCTCTCTACAATCCGCCGGTGGCCGCCGTCCTCGAGAATCCCGCCGGACACCAAATTCCGCACACGGATTTAATTCTGCAACCCGCGGCTCCCGTTGTGCAGATTCCCCAACCTCTCGGTGAGTCGCCCCGAACAGAATCTAATCTGAAAATAACGATATTCCAAGATTTTTGTGCACGTCAAACGAGCCGAGAGCGACGCCATCTTTGATACCAAAATGGCGTCTTTTGCCGTCTGCTTGCAGGACACCCGGCCCCCTACCCCGTCGGAGTCCCGGTCGTCCAGACGGTCACCAAACACGTCggcgttcccgttcccgttcccgttcacGTAGCGGTGCCCGTTCCCCGTCCCTATCCCGTCCAGGTCGAGAGGATAGTCCACGTTCCCGTATCCGTTCCCAGACCCTATCCCGTCGACAGGTACGTCCACGTGGACAGGCCCTATCCCGTCGACAGGTACGTCCACGTGGACAGGCCCTATCCCGTCCACGTCGCGGTCCCGGTCCACGTGCCGAAACCTTATCCCGTACCCGTCGCCATCCACAAGACACAGTGGAAACCTGCGAAATACGGATGGTAATTTATATTATGGAGCTGATTGGAAGAAGAGACGATCTGCATATATTCGATAACCGGAGTAAATTGCGGATTAGAGGGATAATCCGTATGGTTATGTTTTGTTCCCGTGGGACGATGCAGATGACAATTGATACGAGTTTTTGAGAGTACATAAGTGCCACTGATTTTTTTAACTTAGATTGATATGGAAATTAGTTTGATCGACGCGATAATTAGAGGGGGATGTATACAGCTCGTATTCGATTTCAATATAACTGCGCGTCATCGACGAGCAATTCAACTTTTTTAAAGCAATTTCAGTCCAATCTTAAAATTAGCGAAAAGTAAAACTCAATATTTCAATAATCGCGGACT is a window of Athalia rosae chromosome 8, iyAthRosa1.1, whole genome shotgun sequence DNA encoding:
- the LOC105686138 gene encoding zinc finger protein 512B-like, whose product is MRMIHTTAFSLTLAVTFAVCAAGVTVDKKALKFSNDHEPQILKKHGKRGATPANSLELAYGLPNAHYNNPPIYGPPPESPSPLYENHHHHHHNFAAAAAPPAPLYNPPVAAVLENPAGHQIPHTDLILQPAAPVVQIPQPLGHPAPYPVGVPVVQTVTKHVGVPVPVPVHVAVPVPRPYPVQVERIVHVPVSVPRPYPVDRYVHVDRPYPVDRYVHVDRPYPVHVAVPVHVPKPYPVPVAIHKTQWKPAKYGW